The following proteins come from a genomic window of Thermoproteus sp.:
- a CDS encoding AMP-binding protein, with protein sequence MPAKLYSLDRIKKMVALAEENPAAFWADKADFLTWYAKPKVVVEGKHPDVSWYKGGYLNISYNAVDRHLPHRGNRVAFYYINERGESRVVTYYELYREVNRAAYTLKELGVKHGDVVSMMMPNTPEAVYFGLAAHRLGAVLVVHYAGLSEPVLAERLKDSGSKLFVVASKGFRAGQEVRMKDLVDRVLQKYETPVEKVLVVSRGFSDFELKQGRDVVYEDIAPKGKAYVEPVAVEANEPATIYYTSGTTGKPKGLVHTNGGYVVALNWAFRALFDPKETDVWWTISELGWPVWPMANLYTIPVMGLTGVLFEGFVAYKKELFCDVVNRLNVSLIWSSTTTLYTIRSLGEDAVKNCADSTLRIILNTGETLNPAVAVWYQEQLPNTIIADAYWMTEHLIPIAATPYGLGDVPFKPGSAGVAFPGSKWVVLDDDGKPLPPGHRGYIAVTVFNPAMAKMWNDPGQERYIKTYMSRFPGVFYTGDYGYYDEDGYLYVLGRADDVITATGAVYGTMDIEGVIARHKAVAEVAVVGMPSKEGGSKILAFVVPKKMELPPPEVLIDDIKAAARAGGYYIDDVVLVKRLPKTKSGKIMRRLLRAVVRGEPPGDISTLDDPAVLDEIKAALKERGY encoded by the coding sequence GGCCGATTTCCTGACTTGGTACGCGAAGCCCAAGGTGGTGGTGGAAGGGAAACACCCAGATGTTTCTTGGTATAAAGGGGGGTACCTCAACATCTCCTACAACGCTGTGGATAGGCATCTGCCCCATAGGGGCAATAGGGTGGCATTCTACTACATAAACGAGAGAGGCGAGAGCCGAGTTGTGACTTACTACGAGCTGTATAGGGAGGTGAATCGGGCGGCCTATACGCTCAAAGAGCTCGGCGTTAAACACGGCGATGTGGTTTCTATGATGATGCCCAACACGCCGGAGGCGGTTTATTTCGGCCTGGCGGCCCATAGGCTCGGCGCGGTTCTCGTGGTGCATTACGCCGGCCTAAGCGAGCCCGTGCTCGCCGAGAGGCTTAAGGACAGCGGCTCCAAGCTGTTCGTGGTGGCCTCGAAGGGGTTTAGGGCTGGGCAGGAGGTAAGGATGAAGGACCTGGTGGATAGAGTCCTCCAGAAGTACGAGACCCCCGTCGAGAAGGTGCTCGTGGTGTCGCGCGGCTTTTCGGACTTCGAGTTGAAGCAGGGGAGGGACGTGGTCTATGAGGACATTGCGCCCAAGGGGAAGGCTTACGTCGAGCCAGTGGCCGTGGAGGCCAACGAGCCCGCGACGATATACTACACGTCTGGAACCACCGGGAAGCCCAAGGGGCTGGTCCACACCAACGGCGGCTACGTCGTGGCGTTGAACTGGGCCTTCAGGGCACTCTTCGACCCTAAGGAGACCGACGTGTGGTGGACCATAAGCGAGCTGGGCTGGCCCGTATGGCCCATGGCAAACCTCTACACCATACCCGTGATGGGCCTAACCGGCGTCCTCTTCGAGGGCTTCGTGGCCTACAAGAAGGAGCTGTTCTGCGATGTTGTCAACCGCCTCAATGTCTCGTTGATATGGAGTAGCACCACTACCCTCTACACGATTAGGAGCCTCGGCGAAGATGCCGTGAAGAACTGCGCAGACTCTACGTTGAGGATAATACTCAACACCGGCGAGACGTTGAATCCCGCCGTGGCCGTTTGGTACCAAGAGCAGTTGCCCAACACGATAATCGCCGACGCCTACTGGATGACAGAGCATTTAATACCCATAGCAGCGACGCCATACGGGCTCGGCGACGTGCCGTTTAAGCCCGGCTCAGCCGGCGTGGCCTTCCCCGGCTCCAAGTGGGTAGTGCTGGACGACGACGGGAAGCCCCTCCCGCCGGGCCATAGGGGCTACATAGCGGTGACCGTGTTCAATCCCGCCATGGCGAAGATGTGGAACGACCCGGGCCAGGAGCGCTATATAAAGACGTACATGTCGAGGTTCCCCGGCGTCTTCTACACGGGCGATTACGGCTATTACGACGAGGACGGATACCTATATGTCTTGGGGCGGGCCGACGACGTGATAACGGCAACTGGCGCCGTCTACGGCACTATGGACATAGAGGGCGTGATAGCCAGACATAAGGCCGTGGCCGAGGTGGCTGTGGTGGGCATGCCGTCGAAGGAAGGCGGCTCTAAGATATTGGCCTTCGTGGTCCCCAAGAAGATGGAGCTTCCGCCCCCCGAGGTCCTAATTGACGACATAAAGGCCGCGGCCCGTGCGGGTGGGTACTATATAGACGACGTGGTGTTGGTCAAAAGGTTGCCAAAGACCAAGTCAGGCAAGATAATGAGGCGCCTCCTGAGGGCCGTAGTCCGCGGGGAGCCTCCCGGCGATATATCCACCCTCGACGACCCCGCCGTCCTCGACGAAATAAAGGCCGCGTTGAAGGAGAGGGGCTACTGA